The nucleotide sequence agatggaccagaggtctgacttgggataaggcagcttcccatgtcagCTTTTTTACTTGGTTATTTATCTCAGTGGTTAGAACACCTGCCTGGGCGGCGGCGAGCAACACAACGACCCCCCTCTGCTTAAGCCCGGCTTGGAGGGAGGTCGGGGTGGGTTCTGTTCCCTTCCCCCACTCGGGCCCCCACTCGGTCCTTACTGGACAGTGCTGCCtgctccttcttccttctctctgaGGGGAGACTGGGAacggggaaaggggagggaagaggatgcGCTTCTCACGGCGGCAGCGACAACAACAGCTGGGTCTGCAGTTTCTCTTCCCTCAGAATGCCAGATGCCGCAACTGTGTAGGTGCTGAGCTGCGGCAGCACCGCGCAGGTGCCAGATTCAGGAACGCCGAGAGGGTCAGCAGCGCGTTGGTCAGCACTCCAGGTGCGGCAGCAGTGTCCTTCAGGGTTTCCAGCAAGGGCTGGAGGCTTGAATTTGGGCAAAGTGGGATATaatatgcagatcgccaagcgtggggcccagggcaactgccccgcttcccggtgcctaggggcagtaCTGTGTCTGGGGTGGTGATGGTGAAAATATTTACTGTTCTTCCAACACTACTTTATGGGGAAAAGCTAGATCCAGGGAGAAGGCGACTTTGAAGGTCATTTTAGACAAGAGTTTTTTCTACACTGCCTTCTAACTAAAAGATGGAAGTCTGCttataatttaaatatatttacatatttatttctgCAGCCCAAATGTGgcttcctccctttctcctgccATGTTTCACAGGAGATAAAACACAGAGTGTGCCGTTACTGCATGCATCAACATCTGAAGGTAAATGTTTTATCTACTAGATAATTTTATCATAGCTGTTCTACTAATTAAAAAAATACACTAGCGCTCCATCTTGGGTGCAATCCACTAAATTGTTCAGTCACAAAAATGACTGAAATTGTGCCTGTTCCTTGTTTTAGTGAAATATGCTTTCAGAAGGCTAGCACCTGCATATTAACTGCTTTATCTATTCCTTATGGGAAACTATTTTAACAGAGATTTTTGGGGGGATAATTTATCTGATTAGCCCTTATGTAAATGCAATTATGACAAAAAATAAATGGGAAAACTCCGAGAAACTATCTTTATAAAAAAAGCATAAGTGTAACTTCATCTGCTCCTccattactttttaattttttattattagcaCCTATTAAGTTTTTCAGTGACAAACATTTACATTTGGAGGAGAATCTCCCTAAGTACATGCAGCCACAAAAAATCTAATCTATCCTTTTTTAGCTTCATGGGATTTTCTATAGTTGTAAAATTATTCTACATTTCATGCTTTTGTTACAGGAAACAATATGTAAGTAACAGCTGGCTGATCAAATGTTTTTAATGGGAGATTTTTCATGACAAAGGAAATTTCGGCCTCATCCAGTTGAAATAACATGACATACTTACATACTTGATATCCTAAGGTTTTGGGAATGACATGAGTTTGTCACAAATGCTCTCTAGAAATATGTGAATGCATAATTGGCACCTTCCCTTGTACTCATACATATTGTGTTTTCACAGGTAGCAAAAGGAAAGTGGAAACGACAAAGTAAATATTGTCCTCTAGATCTCTTCTCAGGGTAAGAGAATGGTGTGTTACGGTTTTTATTGTTACTACTGCATATTTACTGCTACCTTTCATGATTTGTTATGGGTAGTGTTATGGGTACTGTATGAAACCCAAGGTTGGTTTTCAGAAGAGCTGCTCTAACACGGATATAAAAGGGGCAAGTAATGTGGTAATGGCAATGACAGTTAAAGTAAGGGTGGCTTTGAAAAGactttgctgaagcagcagcataaCAAGGAAGTTTCTTGAGGATTAAAGTTGGAAGGTAAAATGAGCCTAGACTAGCTGGAGCAAAAATATTTTAGTGTTTGCTTGGTCACATTTCTTCATTTTAAATATTCCAATgtggttttccttttagaaataaACAGCGAATGCACTTTGCCTTGAGAAGTTTATTACAGGAGGCACAGAATAACTTAAAAATATTTAAGGTAAGGGGAAAATTGCAAGATGCTTTTGTTCCTCTTCATGTCTCTCTTGCCCCTTATATCCTTCTGCTAGTGTGTGTTTTTCATTGGACAAGCTCAGTTTCATTGGGCCAAAATTGGATGCATAACAGTGCTTATAGAAACATACCTCCTTATTTTAGTCCCTGAAGATATTTATGTCCTTGATATGAAGTTGAAAGGAAGAAAATCTTTAGAGATAGGCAaattatacgctggtttgtgctttcaccaagcagtatgtaggagcggtgagggcggcgaaaaaattaTATTTCGCCgctactattaaggcatctctctcccgcccagcggagctgtttagagttgtccgagggcttctttttcttggccctcaggacactgcagatacttcggtggcccgctgcaatgaattcgctgagcacttccagcataagatcttatgcattcgtcgggacctagactctcattttatagcagataatcctagtgaggtgtctggagcacagtcttatcacgttttgttggatgagtttcagtcggttcagttcgaggacgtggacaaggtgcttggaaaggtacgtgcaaccacttcggtactggatccttgcccctcctggcttataaaaacaggtaaggagggaacagttggctgggccagggaagtgataaatgcctccttacgagagggagtggtccctggctgtctgaaggaggcagcagtgagaccactcctgaaaaagtcttccctggacccagagaatttcagcagctacagaccagtggcaaatgttccatttttgggcaagatcttggaacgtgtgcttgctgaccagctccaggcgctattggatgaaaccgattatctagatccatttcaatcgggtttcaggcccggttttggcactgagacggccttggtcgccctgtttgatgatctatgtcgggagagagacagagggagtgtaactctgttgattctacttgatctctcagcggcttttgataccatcaaccatgatatccttctggagaggcttgcggagttgggagttggaggcactgcgtggcagtggttccactcctacttggcgggccgtctccagaagatagtgcttggggaacactgctcgacgccgtgggtactccaatgtggggtcccgcagggttcggtcttgtctcccatgcttttcaacatctatatgaagccgttgggtgcgatcatcaggagttttggagtgcgttgtcaccagtacgctgatgacacgcaactctacttctccttttcatcttcttcaggtgaggcggtcgatgtgctaaaccgttgcctggacgcgacaatggattggatgagaactaacaaactgagactcaatcctgataagactgagatgctgttggtggatggattttccaatcaggtggtggatacatatcctgtcctggatggggttacactcccccagaaggaacaggttcgtagtctgggagtcgttctagactcttccctgtcactcgaggctcatgtagccgcggtggcacggaatgcgttctaccaacttcgattggtagcccagctacgtccctacctgagtagggaggaccttacatcagtagtacatgctctggtaacctcacgtttggattactgtaatgcgctctacgtagggctacctctgaagacggtttggaagctacagctggtgcaaaatgcggcggccagactgctaacaagaactaagcggtctgaccatataacacctgtcttggcccacttgcactggctcccaatatgcttccgggccaaattcaaagtgttggtactaacctataaagccttatacggcgcgggacctcgatatctgtcagaacgcctctcccgctatgaaccggctcgtacactacggtctgctacgaaggccctcctccgggttccgactcatagggaggcccggagggtggtgacaagatcaagggccttctcagtggtggcccccgaactgtggaatagtctccctgaggaggtccgcctggcgccgacactgtcatcctttcggcgccaggttaaaaccttcctttattcccaggcattttaattttattttttgttaatgtactgtaatgtctgaaacttgattctgagcctttgctgttttagactgtgatatttgattttagactgtgatgttttttttttgtaccatattgtattttattgtatctgtgttcaccgcccagagagctattgctagtcaggcggtatataagttttaaaaataaataaataaaggaagtaCAAATATGGGCATGTGTATttggatagaagtgtataaaaagtAACGATGGAACTAATTGGAGAGaaaccaggggactggaaagaagGTGAGTCCTGCTGCCTTTTACTGTCAGAAAGTACAGAGACTTATCTTTGATTGTAGtgctaagcacaacagcactaaGACCAGAGATAACAGATCTCTGTagctgacagctggtatagcacagtggggaggagagcctggctgggagtccagagtctgtgaattcaagtccccgctcgtgtctcctgggtgtcaagggctagctaaagatcacccccacagtgagtggctcaggggttacatgccctgccacctgtgggcaagctgcatagtcccaaggagcccagttgccccccagctggcagttgcagactaggaagggtctggcttgtgcagctgtggaaagctgaacaggccctagccagctggggaggactagcctcagagggaggcaatggtaaaccccctctgaaaaccgcttaccatgaaaaccctgttcatagggtagccataagttgggatcgacttgaaagcagtccttttccattttgtAGCTGACATCATAGGATTTCAGGTGTCTGACAGATGGATGTAGGTTGCTCAAAATGGCCTTGTGGACTATATTCAAAGGCCTAGAGGGACCTAATTAGGCTTGCAAGATGAAGTACTGCTGTACTAAACCATGTTTTAGCACTACATGAAGGAGCTGGAACAAGCCTCAGGCTCATACTCTCTCCTCAGGTACACTGCAAGGATATGTTCAGAAACTTTTACTTGTTTTAGATTGACTGCAACTTGTAGTGCCCAAATCTAGACAAACTGGTTAAATCTTAACTGTAGTTTAGTTGAAatgagccaacttcaaaccatagtttatgaaaCTGGCTTATTTCAACTTATAACAGTTTAGGGTTTGGATGGCATGTAAACTGTggttaatataatataaaatggaAGTGGAAGTTTCTGATCTCATGGCTGTATCAGAAGTTATGTGGGGTAAGTCCAAGGGTCACTGAGTGTTATTGTCTTAATGTTACAAGATGGCTAAACATTGTGTCTCCGGAGTCTCCTTGGTGTATATAGTAATTCTTTGGTGAATCCTACCTCAAAATAGACAGCTCATCCATCTGTTAGTTCTGTATTAGCTGAAGTCAAGAACAGCTTTTCTTCATAGAAACATTTGAACAAAGTGTGTGGTGTATGTAAGGAATTGTTCTCTAAAGCAACTCTGTATCTTGGATCTAATCTCATTATAAACCAAAGTAGCCCTCTGACTGGATATATACCAGTTCATGGTTGCATGGATGCTGAGTTAAAAAATGGTGGATTCTGATCCACAGCTATGTATTTTGTGTTACTTGTTctgattaaacattaaaaaaataaaaactgggaTTGTCAgaactctgaaatctgcacttgcATGGTggaggtgtagaatcatggtgtaTGTGAGCACTGCCTGCCTCTGCTGAATGTATATTTTGGATGGTACTTTTCTGTTTGTGAGTTATTAACATGTTCAGTGGTAAGCCTGTATGTTAGCATAACTATCAAATTAAGTGTTTTGAGTAAACCTTGACTTTAATCATTTGTTGTTAAGCTTTGCACTGATTTATCAGATGACCttgaaaaaagcaaaacaagaagCTGGCTTGCCTAAATATTTGTGGTCAAACTAATTCACTGATGTGAGTGGGTGTCTGTTCATTTAATTAAGAAGTGTAATTGTTTCTAATTTGTATTTTGAATAAATAACTTTTTTACAACTCTCTATCAGAAGCTAAGCTTTTCTTGCATGACTTATAATCAGTAGTAGCCCACTTAAAAATTGAATAAGCTCCTTGTTCTAACATGTCTGTAGTTTGGCCTTCTCCTAGGGAGCTGACGCTGGAACTATGTTTGGCAGCAGGCCTAGGTCTGGGAAACAAGGTTTGTACTCAATAGTTGAAAAAGTGGCAGGGGACACTGATGGTAGGACGAGAAATACAGCTGTGGCATGGCTTCTTAACCCCTAGCTAAGGTTTGCAGATGTGTTTGCCCCTTCCCTTGCCTGCTGCTTTCCCTTTTCTTGCCACTTTTCAGTTGTTTGACTACCCACATTGTCCCAGGCCTGGATCTGCTGCTGGCCATTTAGTTCAGAACCTCACAGTATACCTACAAGGCAGGttaaactgagagaaattgaccCTTACCCAAGGTTATTCAGTGGGCTTTCCAGCTGAGCAGATTCGATCCTCAGTTTCCCACTTTGAAACTCAGTTTTCAAGCCGCTGTACCACAGGACACACAAGCATGCAGTGGCTGTTAAGTTTTGGTAATATGGAAAATTTAGTTTTAGAGGTATGACTTCTTTTTCCTTCCTATTATAGAACGGTGAACTAATATACGGTTGTAAAGATAATGAGGACTCTCTCTCTGATTTGAATGAACTTGCTCGCCATCTGAAGCCTTTCTTCTTTCCTTCAAATGGCCTGGTCAGTGGACCCCATTGTACAAGGACAATTCTGAAAGAATTAATCCATGTAATAACAATGACTCTACTGAGTAGCACAGATGCTTGCAAAGCAGGTGATTTGAAGACAGTTCCCTCTTCACAAGGAAGGAGTTTCTGTGAAGCCAGTGCTTTCAGTAAAGAATTAGTAAGAAATGGTAAGAATTTTCTGGCTTTCGTCTGCCTGCTTAGAATTTAAGCGATCAAATACAATGGATATACGTTGCTGTTCGTGTGGTTGGCAATGGGTTGGACTGCAAGTAATCTCTGCCTCATCCTTGTTGCTTTGCTTCCcaataatgcattttgtttttaaatcagaaAAGTTGCTGTGCTTTCAACCTTAACGCTTGTCAGTAAAACATTTGTGTGGGTCTAGATGTGCATATGCTCTTCTTGTCTGTGTCTGCATAACATACATATAAGTATATAAATACAAATTCACTTAAAAAAGATTTTTCAGAATGCAGTGGCAGAATGATTATCTACACTGTAAGTTTCTAGTCAGCTATTTGTTGTGATGCTTTGTGCGTTTTCATGTGTGTGCCTTTATAACCCTGTTCTTAACTTCACAATCAGGTTTAGATGCAACACTAAACTAAAAAAGAAAGTGAGAACAGTTCCAATGCGCATACAGTTGTACACAGAATCAGTATTGTGTAGATGGGGACTGTTTTTCTTTTCAGTCCATTGTGTGGAAATTTGGGGTGGTGCCAGTGGTAACTGCATATAGAGCAGGCTGCCCTACTCCTATTCATGGATTTGAATGGGTAGAGCATgtaaatactgtgtgtgtgtgtgtgtgtgtgtacctgttCTCTAAAGAAGCTTCTTTTTGGTACTGGAGATTGCTATGCTTCCCTCTTTTTCCTTCTTCTTGAGGCTAACTTGGATAATTAAAATAGGTGCTTCATAAtgccagttttattttaaaaacacatattgtcTTATTGTGATACAAATGAGATTGGATTGAGTTCTGTTGTAGATTTTTCAAGAGGGTGATGTACATTCCAGTGTGGAATACATTCAAACTAATTCTGGGCATTCTGCTTCTCCAGGCATGCAGAACTTAATTTTTTAGTTTTTCCAGGCCCATTGCTGTTTCTTTCAGAGCTATAATTAATGGATtgtatttaaaaaatctgtaagGGAAACCTGCAGTGTGTGAAATGTATCTTTATAcaaaacttaactttgcaaagtTGTAAAGTATATTAttgaaaatcccccccccccaagctctgTCTCCTGCTGCTGAATAACCTTAGGGCGAAGTCAGATATTTTCACAACCTGCTAAGATTATTTTTTCCTAGGTCAGACTTCCTCAGATATTGTACAATTTGAGGCtttggcattttaaaatgtattttgtttgGATTATCATAATCTTTCATAGAGCTTCTGATAATTATGGGAGCAGTCAAAGGTCTAGTGTTGTTCATTCTCTTTGGAAACGTCCTTACAAACCAAAGCTGAGCATTGAATTACAATgcctctttgttttcttttttgaattGGGGATAGAAATCTGGCTTTTGTTTCAAATATGTAGATTGGTTGTGGTTAATTTCCCCTCTCTATTATTTTGCTTCTGCTAGTTGTGATTAGAGAcgtttctatatattttttgtaaAAGCAGTTTTGAAAACATTGTCTTTTCAGGCAAAAATAAAATGGACACCTCTGGCTTGCCAAAGGAATGTCTCCTTTACAAAACACTTCAGGCTCAGATGCTGGATATGCTGGATATTGAGGGTGTTTATCCTTTGTACAACAGAGTAGAGCAATACTTGGAAGAGTTTCCCAAAGAGAGGTAAGATTCATGGTATGCGTTTTCAacatgagagccaatgtggtataatGTTTAGTGTCAGATTAGGATCTAGGaggctagggttcaaatccccgctcagccatgaagctcactgagtgaccttgggccagtcattgtgtctcagcctagcctacttcacaagattattgtgaggataaaattgtgagggggagaaccatgtttgtatgccatcttgaggtccttggaggaaaggtgggatataaatataataataaataaaaacaaactcgCTAAGTTGATATGGGGAAGAGTTGGGAAGCTTAGTGAGTTTGCCCACAGCAACCTGGAACATTGCTGCCAAAGACTCATTAAGGCTTCTTAAAATTCAGAAGGCATGTTCAGGTTATATGTTCTAGGATTATATCTCCTCTGAGACTTTGGAGTAGGCCTTGGGTGTTCTCTCTGTGTTTGACCAAACTTGGGAAGATGCTGCATTTATCTTACCCCTAAGATCTCCCTGTTTGACCAACATAGTGGTGCCATCCTGTGTAAAATTCTGCATATAATACATGATTTGGCTTCTTGGGTCAGGAGGTTGGTTTGTAGTATTAAAACCTCTGAGTAAGTTTGGAAGCTGTACTCAAAATTTCAGGAATTATCTGCAGTTCAGGGACCCAAATGCCACACTGCCTATATTGTTGGCAGATTTATACACCTGCCCTTTCTTTCACAATAGTAATAAGGATATAAGGGCCTCTAGCTAAGCAGAAAATGGAAATGTTGATAGCTTCTGTCACAAATTAGTTTTTTTGATAtttttttgttctcattttcATGGCTTTTCTTAAGAATGCAAGAA is from Rhineura floridana isolate rRhiFlo1 chromosome 3, rRhiFlo1.hap2, whole genome shotgun sequence and encodes:
- the LOC133382302 gene encoding uncharacterized protein LOC133382302; the encoded protein is MDWMRTNKLRLNPDKTEMLLVDGFSNQVVDTYPVLDGVTLPQKEQVRSLGVVLDSSLSLEAHVAAVARNAFYQLRLVAQLRPYLSREDLTSVVHALVTSRLDYCNALYVGLPLKTVWKLQLVQNAAARLLTRTKRSDHITPVLAHLHWLPICFRAKFKVLVLTYKALYGAGPRYLSERLSRYEPARTLRSATKALLRVPTHREARRVVTRSRAFSVVAPELWNSLPEEVRLAPTLSSFRRQVKTFLYSQAF